ATTTTGGGCAGCAAGGGTTTGCTGCACGATCGTCTGGTCGGTGCACCAGTACCAGATGCCCACCACGGGGTAACCCAGTATGACCGCATGCCAGGGATAGACGGGGTCACTGGCCGGACGGAATATAGTCCAGAACTCCTTGGGTGACCGGCTGATCACCTCGCTAACCCCGCCGATCCGGTTGATGGCGATGACACCGACTATGATGGCCGCGACTGTGACCACCACCGATTGCAGCGCCCCGGTTTTAGCGATAGCGGCCAGGCCACCGGTAGCAGTATAGCTGGTGGCCAGCACAGTGGCCCCGGCTGCGGCTACCCAAAAGGGAACCTCCAAGATCTGCGCGATAACAAGGCCGCCCGTCAATAGCACAAAGCTGACCGAGACGATCAACGTGGAAATCATCGAATAGTAGGTCAGGAATGTAAATGAGCGCTGGCCGTAGCGCCGCAACAGAAATTCGGGCATGGTGCTGACTTTCGTTGCAAAATAATGCGGGATGAAGACCATCGCCAGCAAAAGTAAAAACCACCAGGCCAGCCAGTCAAAGTTGGCGGCAACCATTCCAGTCGTGTAGGCCATGCCGCCATAGCCGACCAGCATGACCGGACTGACATTGCTGCTGAAAATGGAAAGACCTACATGGTACCATTTCAATGATCTTCCCCCTAGAAACAGGTCCTGGGCCGTTTGAATGCGCCGCTTGCGGGCAAAATAAAGGCCCAGCCCAACCAATGCGGCCAGATACAGCACAATAATGCAGATATCAATACCGCTAAGGGCAACTGTTTGGCGCATAAGCTCTTAAAGGGTCTTTCTCCGGATCAGCACATTGGGCAGGATCACCTGAATTTTTTGTTTTTGCATGATCGCCTGGCCAGCAAGCTTGCCCATCAGGGCAAAATCCGTCGAATAGGTAGTGATATCGACGAATTCCTTGGCTGGTTCATCATTGACCGAGAGCAGCCCCACGTCAAGGCCCATCGTGAATTTCTTGCTTTTGCATTCCTTCAATATGGCCCACATCGTATAGTTGTCGAGGGTGAAATAAGCTTTTCCTTTTTCAACCGAGCCAGGCGCGAACTCGCTGACGATCCGGCCCTGAATGGAGTAGTCTGCCAGAAACCGTTTAAATGAGGAGACGATCTCCTTGGGATCCAGGGATTTGGGAGAATGATAAAACACAATCTCATCAAATTCCCTGATCTTGTCTGCCAGCGTTTCCAAAACCGAGTAGGTTGATTTTTCAAATTCCTGGGCGATGTAGTTTACCTCTCCGTCCAATGCTTCGAAGCGGTCAAATATCATCAAATTCGCCCGCGGAATGGTTTCCAGAATTTCCTTGGTTTTGCGGTGCGGGATCGGGGCTACCACGTACATGCCGTATTTTCCCTTGATCTGAAAAAGGGTACTTTCCAGAAAATCAATGCTGCCATGATGGAAAAAGACGTCTAGCTGCACTTTTTTGCCCAGTTCCTGCCTGAAATTCCGGTAAAAAAGCTCTTCGAATGTATCCAGGTTGTACATCAGCAAGGCCACTTTCATGAACTGGCTGGTCTGGGCATTGGTCACATAGTAGCCAATCCTGTTTTTGGACTCCACTACGCCCCGGTCGACCAGGTCACCATAACCTTTCCGGATGGTTTCGCGGGAAAAATTAAGCTCCTGGATCATTTGGTTGACCGATGGCAGCAGATCATTGGGTGTCACGATTTTCTGGTCAATGGCATTGATAATCCCTACGACGATTTGGTCATGCTTAGAATAGGACGTCACCTCCCGTAATTCTCTTATTTTGTCAAATACACTCTCCATTGGGTGGTAATTGCTTTCCTTTTGTAAATTCTAAACTGATTTGTAAAACTAAAAACTTATTGACTGACTCAAAACTTTATTGCAGCGTGCCATTTTTGGCAATCCAAGCCCCGATAGCCGGCTACAAGCCAATTACCGGGACCTGGATTACCCGTAAGGATTACCTAATTAACCTGCGCGGTTAGTTGCTGGTTGGCAGCAACGCTGACATCCAGAAACGATACGGTTCGCGCTCCTTTAATGATTTTCTGTGTTGCTTTTCGCCTGGTTCCATTCACGGTAATAAACGCGTGATTTCCGGTAAACATGACTCTCCATTGAACGGGGCCGGAGCCTGTGTTGTGCAATGAGGATTTTTTCTGGCTTTGGATGAGAGCTATTTTCCTTTTCAAAACAGGAAGGTTTTCAATGGTGTTGGTATCATTTTTCTTGCCATTGAACAGTGTCGTGATCAGGTTAATGCGCGCATCCGCGCTGATACCCATGACCCCCTGCACAATCCCCTGAATAGCCCCGTAAGAAACCTCGGGATATTCCCTGCGTTTGGTAGCCGGATCAGTCAGGCGCAGAATGTAGTCGTAAACCTGGTCCGTGTAGCCATATTGCCCTAGCAGGTAGGGAAAGTAAGACTCGTTTTCAATGTTCCACTCTCGGGACAGGATCTGATCGATCACCTTTTTGGTTCTGGCCGGGTCGTGCAGGACATCAAACCAAAGCAAAAATGTCTCTCCTTCGGTATAGCCAAATTTTCCCGCCGAGGAGTAATAGGTAAAGTACTTGGCTTGCTTTTGGCTCCACCAATACTTTTCAATCTGCTGGCGGTATTGCTCTGCCTTTTGATCATACAGTTTGGCCTCTTTGGCTTTGCCATTTAAACGAAGCATGTCCGCGTAGGTTTTCATGCCGCGGGAGAGGGCGGCGATCAAATCGACGCCCATTTTCAGGTCGCGTACCCCTTCCGAGTAAGAGGCCAGTCCGCGGCAGCGTTGAAAGTGATCCTCATCATCATAGGAAGCCAGGGCATTGGGGTGCAGCGGCCGCAATAGCAGCGAATCGGGTTGTAGTACCCAACGGTCGATATAGTCGCTGACTGACTTTTGATGGAAATTCGCAAATTCCGGGCCGTTGATATAATCCTTGTCGCCTGTCCACAAATAGAGCTGCCAGGCCGAATTCAATACGTCAAAGTTGGCATTGAGGTTATACCAGAACGCTTCATCGTTGCGATAGTCAGCAGGAGCGGGTTTTGCATCTTTATTAATTTCCCAATACGAGCACCAGTCCTTGCTATCCGAGATATTTTGGGCAAAGAGCGAAAACATATTTTTGTTGGCTTTTCCAAGGCCTATCATTTCAGCTGCCATGCTCTGATGGGAAACATCTCTCATGCAGAAAGCCGAACGCGTAGGTAATGCAGCCTCATACCATTCACCGACCGGATCGCCTGGCTTGCCCTTATGGCTCAGGGCCATTGTTTTCGCCCGGTCAAAAGCGGTCTGCAATGCAGCGTCCGTCGAACGGAACTGTAATGTCTGATCCTGCCCGAAACTACTTTGAATAAAAATGAGCCATATCAATGCGGTCACGACATTTTTGATCATTGTGCTAATCTTTGATTTGAAATACAATCTTTAAAAAAACGGCTTTTGAAAAAGCTACTATCCTGGTGATTAGTTATAATTCGGATTCTGCGTCAATGCGGGGTTGCGTTGGAGCTCGGTTCTGGGTATGGGGTAAAAGTACAAAGCAGGTATCCATACTCTTTTTTGAACGGTGGCAGGCTGGTAAGCAAATGTACCATCGGCCTGCTTGGTGATGATCACCCCCATCGCATCCTTTGAACCTATTTCGGCGATCCCCCACCTTCTGATATCGAAATAACGGTGGCCTTCAAAACACAGCTCGATTCTCCGTTCCTGTCTGATCTTGTCCATTAATGCACTGCCAGAGGCTGTAACAGGCGGCATTCCTGCCTTTTGAGACCGTAGTTTATTCAGGTACGCCAGCGCTTCGCCTTCTTCCCCCAGAGCGGCGCACGCCTCCATGTAATTTAGATAAATTTCCGACAACCGAAATGAAACCCATTGGGAGGCGGCATAATCCTGTTTGGTCCAGTCGACAGACTCATCGATCATTTTGCGAACCACATAGCGGGTCTTGGAGGCATTCCAGGGCGAAAACGGACTTTGTGGCGAATCGCTTCCACCTTCAAAAAACTCGGTAACCCTTCCTTTGAATTGCTGGTTGTTGGCCAGGACCGTCGCGTAAAACCGCGGGTCGCGATTGGCGTACGGATTTTTGGCATGGACCGGGTTTGCCCAGCTGAACGCAGTTCCGTCGGCCATTTCAAATGCGTCCACCATTTGCTGGATGACATTGTAGGCGCTGTATCCCTCATAGCCGTTGGGGCTCAGATCACGGCTCACGGTATTGTAGCGGTCGGCCCTGACTAGTCCGCTGTAAACCCTTGCAAAGATCACTTCCGGGTTGAAAAAATCCAGATAGGTCTTGTTGTAAGTGCCGTTGGCAGCATTGCCGTATAGGGCATAGGGGCTCCCCTTGAAGTCGATGACCGCTTTGGCGGCTTCCTTGGCCTGCTGCCAGAGTTTTTTGTCGGCTGACGTATTAAA
The genomic region above belongs to Dyadobacter pollutisoli and contains:
- a CDS encoding sodium:solute symporter family transporter, whose translation is MRQTVALSGIDICIIVLYLAALVGLGLYFARKRRIQTAQDLFLGGRSLKWYHVGLSIFSSNVSPVMLVGYGGMAYTTGMVAANFDWLAWWFLLLLAMVFIPHYFATKVSTMPEFLLRRYGQRSFTFLTYYSMISTLIVSVSFVLLTGGLVIAQILEVPFWVAAAGATVLATSYTATGGLAAIAKTGALQSVVVTVAAIIVGVIAINRIGGVSEVISRSPKEFWTIFRPASDPVYPWHAVILGYPVVGIWYWCTDQTIVQQTLAAQNIEQGQYGTMLVAGLKALVPFIFLLPGIYCLILFPNLANPDHAYLVMTANLLPVGLVGITLAALIAALIYDVAIGINAFSTVFSLNVYSKNINPGASPARARLVGRIVIIGSSLIALLMSLLLSTVDKGLFDLSQAVGTYLAPPLTTVFLLGVVWKKATSKAANLTLHFGSALCLCVGIMQIADFPHKAFWPHFMLLTFFLTAILTVFMVVISLLFPETGPGPSLPTLAQTYASQPPYDRRKIWFGWTAIGMLMAVLYYLFG
- a CDS encoding alpha,alpha-trehalase, with the translated sequence MIKNVVTALIWLIFIQSSFGQDQTLQFRSTDAALQTAFDRAKTMALSHKGKPGDPVGEWYEAALPTRSAFCMRDVSHQSMAAEMIGLGKANKNMFSLFAQNISDSKDWCSYWEINKDAKPAPADYRNDEAFWYNLNANFDVLNSAWQLYLWTGDKDYINGPEFANFHQKSVSDYIDRWVLQPDSLLLRPLHPNALASYDDEDHFQRCRGLASYSEGVRDLKMGVDLIAALSRGMKTYADMLRLNGKAKEAKLYDQKAEQYRQQIEKYWWSQKQAKYFTYYSSAGKFGYTEGETFLLWFDVLHDPARTKKVIDQILSREWNIENESYFPYLLGQYGYTDQVYDYILRLTDPATKRREYPEVSYGAIQGIVQGVMGISADARINLITTLFNGKKNDTNTIENLPVLKRKIALIQSQKKSSLHNTGSGPVQWRVMFTGNHAFITVNGTRRKATQKIIKGARTVSFLDVSVAANQQLTAQVN
- a CDS encoding GntR family transcriptional regulator; this encodes MESVFDKIRELREVTSYSKHDQIVVGIINAIDQKIVTPNDLLPSVNQMIQELNFSRETIRKGYGDLVDRGVVESKNRIGYYVTNAQTSQFMKVALLMYNLDTFEELFYRNFRQELGKKVQLDVFFHHGSIDFLESTLFQIKGKYGMYVVAPIPHRKTKEILETIPRANLMIFDRFEALDGEVNYIAQEFEKSTYSVLETLADKIREFDEIVFYHSPKSLDPKEIVSSFKRFLADYSIQGRIVSEFAPGSVEKGKAYFTLDNYTMWAILKECKSKKFTMGLDVGLLSVNDEPAKEFVDITTYSTDFALMGKLAGQAIMQKQKIQVILPNVLIRRKTL
- a CDS encoding RagB/SusD family nutrient uptake outer membrane protein, which produces MKPQNTPAAYRSLPVHKKQANRTKNRWVSMSLVAFLLMMGSCKDVLDLKPSNAYSETDVWSDPNLAQVFVNGIYDQTVLAYKDAGFGWAAQTDELYGNFNWTNENSYVQGEATADNQTSSSLNQWGSLYGSVRNCNVFLQNISQLDTVSNGKTIRRMKGEVYFLRALAYFELLKRFGGVPLITKVYDVNDKSFTEQRASWSQTKDFILSDIEQATQLLPAAYSADLDKGRATSGAALALKSRLLLYAASPYFNTSADKKLWQQAKEAAKAVIDFKGSPYALYGNAANGTYNKTYLDFFNPEVIFARVYSGLVRADRYNTVSRDLSPNGYEGYSAYNVIQQMVDAFEMADGTAFSWANPVHAKNPYANRDPRFYATVLANNQQFKGRVTEFFEGGSDSPQSPFSPWNASKTRYVVRKMIDESVDWTKQDYAASQWVSFRLSEIYLNYMEACAALGEEGEALAYLNKLRSQKAGMPPVTASGSALMDKIRQERRIELCFEGHRYFDIRRWGIAEIGSKDAMGVIITKQADGTFAYQPATVQKRVWIPALYFYPIPRTELQRNPALTQNPNYN